In Pyricularia oryzae 70-15 chromosome 2, whole genome shotgun sequence, one genomic interval encodes:
- a CDS encoding 26S protease regulatory subunit 8, which yields MALDNYYHNKIEAMKLEILKGQAVLRRLEAQRNDYNSRVRLLREELGLLQQPGSYVGEVVKVMGTKKVLVKVHPEGKYVVDIADSVDITKLTVGKRVTLLSDSYKLEKMLPSSVDPLVSLMMVEKVPDSTYDMIGGLDQQIKEIKEVIELGLKHPELFESLGIAQPKGVLLYGPPGTGKTLLARAVAHHTDCKFIRVSGSELVQKYIGEGSRMVRELFVMAREHAPSIIFMDEIDSIGSSRVEGTSGGDSEVQRTMLELLNQLDGFEPTKNIKVIMATNRLDILDPALLRPGRIDRKIEFPPPSVEARADILRIHSRKMNLTRGINLTKIAEKMNGCSGAELKGVCTEAGMYALRERRVHVTQEDFELATAKILNKHDDKEGKKRRMRSLSGKLKSACCVGIPLKPPQHICFPRPQLHPEVKEQTPGGMA from the exons ATGGCGCTCGACAATTACTACCACAACAAGATAGAGGCGATGAAGCTTGAGATCCTCAAGGGCCAGGCTGTACTCCGAAGACTTGAGGCTCAGAGAAATGACTACAACTCAAGGGTACGGCTACTGCGGGAGGAGCTGGGCTTGCTTCAACAGCCTGGTTCCTACGTCGGCGAAGTTGTCAAGGTGATGGGCACAAAAAAAGTCTTGGTCAAGGTACATCCGGAGGGCAAATACG TGGTCGATATCGCCGACAGCGTAGACATCACAAAGCTCACAGTCGGCAAGCGTGTAACCCTCTTGTCGGACAGCTACAAGCTCGAAAAGATGCTTCCCTCCTCCGTCGACCCGCTCGTCTCGCTCATGATGGTCGAAAAGGTTCCCGACAGCACATACGACATGATCGGAGGTCTCGATCAGCAGATTAAGGAAATCAAGGAAGTCATCGAGCTTGGATTGAAGCACCCAGAACTCTTCGAGAGTCTAGGTATTGCACAGCCCAAGGGCGTCTTGCTTTACGGCCCGCCCGGTACGGGAAAGACACTGCTGGCGAGAGCCGTCGCGCATCACACCGACTGCAAGTTCATCCGTGTGTCCGGTAGTGAGTTGGTGCAAAAGTACATCGGTGAGGGTAGCCGAATGGTGCGCGAGCTTTTCGTCATGGCTCGTGAGCATGCGCCTTCCATCATCTTCATGGACGAAATCGATTCCATCGGATCATCTCGTGTCGAGGGTACCAGCGGTGGCGATTCTGAGGTGCAGCGTACCATGTTGGAGCTGCTCAACCAGCTGGATGGTTTCGAGCCCACCAAGAACATCAAGGTCATCATGGCGACTAACCGACTCGACATTCTGGACCCGGCGCTCCTGCGACCTGGTCGTATCGATCGCAAGATCGAGTTCCCTCCACCAAGCGTGGAGGCTCGTGCGGACATTCTTCGCATTCATAGTCGCAAGATGAACCTGACGCGAGGTATCAACCTTACCAAGATCGCCGAGAAGATGAATGGTTGCTCAGGAGCCGAGCTCAAGGGTGTTTGCACAGAGGCGGGCATGTACGCCCTGCGTGAGAGGAGGGTGCACGTCACACAGGAGGATTTCGAGCTTGCCACGGCCAAGATTCTGAACAAGCACGACGACAAAGAGGGTAA GAAGCGCAGAATGCGATCTTTGAGCGGCAAGCTCAAGTCTGCCTGTTGCGTGGGGATACCACTAAAACCTCCACAGCACATTTGTTTTCCTAGGCCCCAGCTTCACCCAGAAGTCAAGGAACAGACTCCTGGAGGAATGGCCTAA